From Candidatus Paceibacterota bacterium, one genomic window encodes:
- a CDS encoding HD domain-containing protein, with translation MKAFNSYQKKFSTLYTAVRNNHATSIRRHRGHGLDHDVAVAQMAVLIAPTPQLADMGWVAALIHSTDRLTEVDRYPAQLREYLSLLPVNFFSDEEVEEIYLAVLEHSEKSPPHRSPTQEILQDADKLINMQSMVLIRSGQFRSKIPAIEFPYVEKTNPASTYHAPKSVLDGCRISIYEYPQLINTQKGKELASVYVERFRQYEQQILEDHQLLGLVGVEL, from the coding sequence ATGAAAGCGTTTAATTCTTACCAAAAAAAATTCAGTACCCTTTACACCGCGGTACGAAATAATCATGCGACATCGATACGCCGACACCGTGGTCATGGTCTCGATCACGATGTTGCAGTGGCACAAATGGCGGTACTCATCGCGCCGACTCCGCAGCTCGCCGATATGGGTTGGGTGGCCGCGCTCATCCACTCTACCGACCGCTTAACGGAAGTGGATAGGTATCCAGCGCAATTGCGCGAGTATCTTAGTCTTCTCCCGGTGAATTTCTTCAGTGATGAAGAGGTCGAAGAAATCTATCTCGCCGTACTTGAGCACAGCGAAAAATCGCCTCCGCACCGGAGTCCAACACAGGAAATCCTGCAGGATGCCGACAAGCTTATCAACATGCAAAGCATGGTGCTTATCAGATCCGGACAATTTCGATCTAAGATTCCGGCGATCGAATTTCCGTATGTGGAGAAAACAAACCCTGCGAGTACCTATCACGCGCCCAAGAGCGTCCTAGACGGCTGCAGGATAAGCATCTATGAATACCCGCAGCTCATCAATACTCAAAAGGGGAAGGAGTTGGCGTCCGTATACGTCGAGCGCTTCCGGCAATACGAACAGCAGATCCTGGAAGACCATCAATTGCTCGGTTTAGTTGGCGTCGAGTTATAG
- a CDS encoding class I SAM-dependent methyltransferase, with product MNTDYKKVVHARSDCRLCGSPDVVQVLSFGETPPANAYLAPADLDTPELFAPLVVNACKSCKLIQLRDVIDPEVLFGNYLYVSGTSPVFVAHFADYAKTVAQRFSLSGDSLVVDVGSNDGVLLSHFKKEGTKILGIDPAQNIAKEATKNGIPTIAKFFTPETARGIVAKHGKASIITANNVFAHTDDVVGFVESVKELLLPEGVFIFENQYLKDLIEQNLFDMIYHEHLCYYHLTPLVPFFQRLGLRIFDVEHVPTHGGSIRVFVGREGGPHKTSERVQQMQDTESALNTVSTYYAFAERIDAIGKKLRSLLEDFRREGKRVVGYGAPAKATTLCYALGIDGNMLEYIVDDSKMKQGLYMPGTHIPIKASDTLYTDKPDYCLILAWNFADSIVKNHQRFKKNGGVFILPVPTPSILS from the coding sequence ATGAACACTGACTATAAGAAAGTCGTACACGCTCGTAGCGATTGCCGCCTTTGCGGGAGCCCCGATGTAGTCCAGGTTCTCTCTTTCGGTGAGACGCCGCCAGCGAACGCATATCTTGCACCCGCCGACCTCGATACACCAGAACTATTTGCGCCGCTCGTCGTTAACGCATGCAAGTCGTGCAAGCTCATTCAGTTGCGCGATGTGATAGACCCAGAAGTGCTTTTCGGTAATTATCTCTACGTATCCGGCACCTCGCCGGTATTCGTGGCGCATTTCGCCGACTATGCAAAGACCGTTGCACAGCGGTTCTCTCTATCGGGAGATTCACTTGTCGTAGACGTTGGGAGCAACGACGGCGTGCTGCTCTCGCATTTCAAAAAAGAGGGTACGAAAATATTGGGCATTGACCCAGCGCAAAATATTGCAAAAGAAGCGACAAAAAACGGCATCCCGACGATCGCGAAATTCTTTACGCCCGAAACAGCGCGGGGTATCGTCGCAAAACACGGTAAAGCTTCTATCATTACTGCAAATAATGTGTTCGCGCACACTGACGATGTCGTCGGATTCGTAGAGTCGGTGAAGGAGCTTTTATTGCCAGAGGGCGTCTTTATCTTTGAAAATCAGTACCTTAAGGATCTGATAGAACAAAATCTGTTCGATATGATTTATCATGAGCACTTGTGCTACTACCACCTGACGCCTCTCGTGCCGTTTTTCCAGCGGCTCGGACTTCGGATTTTTGATGTTGAACACGTTCCAACCCACGGAGGCTCGATTCGCGTGTTCGTAGGACGGGAGGGTGGCCCGCACAAGACCTCCGAGAGAGTCCAACAAATGCAAGATACAGAGTCCGCGCTCAATACGGTGTCCACCTATTACGCATTCGCCGAGCGTATCGATGCTATCGGGAAGAAATTGCGCTCGCTCCTTGAAGATTTCCGCCGCGAAGGCAAGCGGGTGGTCGGCTATGGCGCACCTGCAAAAGCAACGACGCTCTGTTATGCACTCGGCATCGACGGGAACATGCTCGAGTACATTGTTGACGATTCTAAAATGAAGCAAGGTCTCTATATGCCGGGTACGCATATCCCAATCAAAGCGTCTGACACCCTGTACACCGACAAGCCGGACTATTGTCTTATTCTCGCGTGGAATTTCGCGGATTCAATCGTTAAAAACCATCAGCGATTTAAGAAAAACGGAGGCGTGTTTATCCTCCCTGTTCCAACACCGAGCATCCTTTCGTAA
- the neuC gene encoding UDP-N-acetylglucosamine 2-epimerase has translation MVSKSPKQKGAKKPKKIAIIAGSRGEWGYYRPIINEIRKRPDLDYGVVVSNMHVLDRFGSSIEEIRKEGYKIDAVIHNTLDGYNHLTMVKSLSIFMLQLPEILRSMGADFVLVGGDRGEQLMAAIVGAHLYLPVGHIQAGEVSGNIDGVSRHAITKFAHLHFAANEDAAQRILNMGEQPFRIHTTGAPQLDDLLHDNVTPKKKLFKKLGLKDSKKPLILVAQHPVTEEFEKAGEQMRITLQAVKQFDARVVIIMSNSDAGSTAVSRVIQEERTSAMKVFPNVPREDYASLMAAADVLVGNSSSGILEAPSFKLPAVNIGNRERGRLQGKNVINAPHSVSEIKKAITKALSKQFVRSMRNCVNPYGDGKSARHIVDIIATVEHNEELLVKRITY, from the coding sequence ATGGTTTCAAAGAGTCCCAAGCAAAAGGGGGCAAAAAAGCCCAAGAAAATAGCTATTATTGCCGGCTCACGAGGTGAGTGGGGGTATTATCGCCCGATCATTAATGAGATACGGAAACGCCCCGATCTCGACTACGGGGTCGTCGTTTCCAACATGCATGTGCTGGACCGCTTCGGTTCCTCGATCGAAGAGATACGCAAAGAGGGCTACAAGATTGATGCGGTGATACATAACACACTCGATGGGTACAACCATCTCACCATGGTCAAGTCCCTTTCCATATTTATGTTGCAACTTCCCGAAATACTGCGGAGCATGGGGGCGGATTTCGTTCTCGTCGGCGGCGATCGCGGCGAACAACTTATGGCGGCGATTGTCGGAGCCCATCTGTATCTCCCCGTAGGGCATATTCAAGCAGGTGAGGTCTCCGGCAACATTGATGGCGTTTCGCGTCATGCCATCACTAAATTTGCACACTTACACTTTGCCGCGAATGAGGACGCGGCACAGCGCATACTCAACATGGGTGAACAACCGTTCCGCATACACACAACGGGAGCACCCCAGCTCGATGATCTCTTGCACGACAACGTAACGCCGAAGAAAAAATTGTTTAAAAAACTCGGGCTCAAGGATAGCAAGAAGCCGCTCATCCTCGTCGCACAACATCCAGTGACGGAGGAGTTTGAGAAAGCGGGCGAGCAGATGCGTATCACCTTGCAGGCGGTCAAACAGTTTGATGCTCGAGTCGTTATTATTATGAGTAATTCAGATGCGGGCAGCACGGCAGTCTCGCGTGTCATACAGGAGGAACGTACGTCGGCAATGAAAGTGTTTCCCAACGTGCCACGTGAAGATTATGCTAGCCTCATGGCCGCCGCCGACGTACTCGTCGGCAACTCATCCTCGGGCATTCTTGAGGCACCGTCCTTTAAACTGCCCGCAGTGAATATAGGCAATCGCGAGAGAGGCCGGCTCCAAGGTAAGAATGTCATCAATGCACCGCATAGCGTGTCGGAGATTAAAAAGGCTATTACTAAAGCGCTTTCTAAACAATTTGTGCGAAGCATGCGCAACTGTGTAAACCCTTATGGGGATGGAAAATCAGCACGTCATATCGTCGATATTATCGCTACAGTTGAGCACAATGAGGAGCTTCTCGTAAAGCGCATTACGTACTAG
- a CDS encoding N-acetylneuraminate synthase family protein, translating to MQPLKFGTRIIGGPRTLIIAEIADSHNGSMETAKKLVDAAKAAGADVAKFQLHLVGKNEVDGKNEMIPGSIDMWDGPLYEILQRNLFTFDMHKEIKEYCEKVGIEYLCTPFCAAAVDVLENLNVKAFKTGSGELDNLPQHRRIAQISAKTGKPVIVSTGMCTWDEIADTVKVYEEEGAKGNLVLTNCTSEYPPNDYSHANLGLIPKLQKEFGVWVGQSDHTMDNYTAYAAVALGAKVIEKHLTLDRNQKGPDHAIALEPHMFKDLVDGIRKIEIGLGSEKSITKEEQVVRDWAFHTATSFRDIKKGEEFTLQNLIERRPLTMTIGGKKILGIPSKYLDKMYSSKLLGRKATRDIPKDTMLTWRDVA from the coding sequence ATGCAACCTCTTAAATTTGGTACTCGTATCATTGGCGGTCCTCGAACGCTCATCATTGCCGAGATAGCAGACTCCCATAATGGTTCTATGGAAACCGCCAAGAAGTTGGTGGATGCTGCTAAGGCGGCGGGAGCCGATGTCGCGAAATTCCAGCTCCATTTGGTCGGCAAAAATGAAGTGGACGGTAAGAACGAAATGATTCCTGGCTCCATCGATATGTGGGACGGACCACTCTATGAGATTTTACAGCGCAATCTTTTTACGTTTGATATGCACAAAGAGATTAAGGAATACTGTGAAAAAGTGGGGATTGAATATCTCTGCACGCCGTTTTGCGCCGCAGCAGTCGATGTGCTTGAGAATTTGAATGTCAAGGCATTTAAAACCGGCTCGGGTGAGCTTGATAATTTACCCCAGCACAGGCGCATCGCGCAGATCTCCGCGAAGACCGGCAAGCCAGTCATTGTCTCGACTGGCATGTGCACCTGGGATGAAATTGCTGACACCGTAAAGGTGTACGAGGAAGAAGGCGCAAAAGGGAACCTCGTGCTCACTAATTGTACGTCCGAATACCCGCCGAACGATTACAGTCACGCAAATCTTGGGTTGATTCCAAAACTCCAAAAGGAGTTTGGTGTTTGGGTGGGACAGAGCGACCACACCATGGATAACTACACCGCGTATGCCGCCGTAGCGCTCGGCGCGAAAGTGATAGAGAAGCACCTCACGCTGGATAGGAACCAAAAAGGACCCGACCACGCTATCGCACTTGAGCCGCATATGTTCAAGGATTTGGTGGATGGCATTCGCAAAATAGAAATCGGTCTCGGCTCGGAAAAAAGTATTACGAAAGAAGAGCAGGTCGTGCGAGACTGGGCCTTCCACACCGCGACTTCCTTTCGTGATATTAAAAAGGGTGAGGAGTTTACGCTTCAAAATCTTATCGAACGCCGACCACTCACTATGACCATAGGAGGTAAGAAGATTCTGGGTATTCCATCTAAGTACCTAGACAAGATGTATTCAAGCAAACTTCTCGGTCGCAAAGCTACCCGCGATATTCCTAAAGACACAATGCTGACATGGAGAGACGTTGCTTAA
- a CDS encoding CBS domain-containing protein — MNIISTSSYCIAENATIADALMAITENKRGCVIVIGGAGALLGILSDGDIRRALVKGAMELTPILKILNPNVLSLNRAVAIAQESKKIFSEHPEINLIPILGVGNVVVDVIARGEKTT; from the coding sequence ATGAACATTATCTCCACATCATCGTATTGCATCGCCGAAAACGCAACGATTGCCGATGCACTGATGGCTATTACCGAGAATAAACGCGGTTGCGTGATCGTCATTGGCGGCGCGGGCGCTTTGCTCGGCATACTTTCTGACGGTGATATTCGCCGCGCCCTTGTCAAGGGCGCAATGGAACTTACTCCTATCCTCAAAATACTCAATCCAAACGTACTGTCACTCAATCGGGCCGTAGCTATCGCGCAGGAGAGTAAAAAGATCTTTTCAGAACATCCGGAGATAAATCTTATTCCAATACTGGGTGTCGGTAATGTCGTTGTTGATGTTATTGCGCGAGGAGAGAAAACCACATGA
- a CDS encoding bifunctional UDP-4-keto-pentose/UDP-xylose synthase: MKKRKTILVFGANGFIGQHLVRRILNGKDWYVIANDLSDDTIREFRNNPRFEFHKGSILNKKLMQKLVSRADVVVPLAGIATPKTYILDPLRVFEIDFEANLAIVRMCVKEGKRVIWPSTSEVYGMSTDREFHPEESNFVTGPTNKMRWIYSTSKQMMDRVIFAYGRDRGLDFTLFRPFNWIGYGQDNIHDTKGNARLITQFLGNILRGENLKLVDGGTNRRSFSYISDCIDALIKIIENKNGIATGKIYNIGVPKNNHSIREVAEMMLELAPQYPYFRERIQDVKIIDITAKKHYGEGYQDMINRTPYIRSTERDLDWNPKVNLRQALKKTLAAYVEELNQGNKR, encoded by the coding sequence ATGAAAAAACGAAAGACCATACTCGTATTCGGCGCGAATGGCTTTATCGGTCAGCACCTCGTGCGCCGCATATTGAACGGGAAGGATTGGTATGTAATTGCCAACGATCTGTCCGATGATACGATCCGCGAGTTCCGGAACAATCCGCGGTTTGAATTCCATAAGGGCTCCATTCTTAATAAAAAGCTCATGCAGAAGCTGGTCTCTCGTGCCGATGTCGTCGTTCCGCTTGCGGGCATCGCCACGCCAAAGACATACATTCTCGATCCGTTACGCGTCTTCGAGATCGACTTTGAAGCAAATCTCGCTATCGTGCGCATGTGCGTGAAAGAAGGAAAGAGGGTGATTTGGCCGTCGACATCCGAAGTGTATGGCATGAGCACGGACCGTGAGTTTCATCCTGAAGAATCAAATTTCGTAACGGGACCAACCAATAAGATGCGCTGGATCTATTCGACGAGTAAGCAGATGATGGATCGGGTCATATTCGCCTATGGACGCGACCGAGGACTCGATTTCACTCTTTTCCGACCGTTCAACTGGATTGGGTACGGGCAGGACAATATTCATGATACGAAAGGGAATGCACGCCTCATCACACAATTTCTTGGTAATATTCTGCGCGGCGAAAACCTGAAGCTCGTTGATGGCGGAACCAATAGACGTTCTTTTTCTTATATTAGCGACTGTATTGATGCGCTCATTAAGATTATTGAGAATAAAAACGGTATTGCCACAGGAAAGATATACAACATCGGCGTTCCCAAAAATAACCATTCTATTAGAGAAGTGGCCGAGATGATGCTTGAACTTGCTCCACAGTACCCGTACTTTCGTGAGCGCATACAGGATGTGAAGATTATTGACATCACCGCGAAGAAGCATTACGGCGAAGGATACCAAGACATGATCAATCGAACGCCGTACATACGCAGCACAGAGCGCGATTTGGACTGGAATCCGAAAGTGAATTTACGCCAAGCACTGAAGAAAACCCTTGCCGCGTACGTTGAAGAGTTGAATCAGGGGAATAAACGATGA
- a CDS encoding NAD(P)-dependent oxidoreductase, whose product MKAKDILITGGEGALGSYCDFGTRAGESDLDVTDLRAVMRMCTDIKPRTIVHCAALTDLSFCEQNPDKAYLVNATGTYHVALGAHSVGAKLVYISTSDVFDGKKSEPYTEQDVPNPTTVYGRSKHLGELAVRGMVDDYIIMRISWMFGGGPAKDNKFVGRLLAQGAVPEIRVTTDKRASPSWGKDVAGAIQKLIEEDKRGIYHVGGGVATRYDIAQEIVSIMGWDTRVIPVVSSEFPSPYTIGENESMPLSPLVRPWRDSLREYIETEWKK is encoded by the coding sequence ATGAAAGCGAAGGATATTCTCATAACCGGAGGAGAGGGCGCTCTGGGATCCTATTGTGATTTCGGGACGCGCGCTGGTGAGAGTGATCTTGATGTAACCGATCTTCGTGCGGTGATGAGGATGTGTACAGATATCAAGCCGAGGACCATCGTACACTGCGCGGCCCTCACCGACCTTTCTTTCTGCGAACAGAATCCTGATAAGGCCTATCTCGTAAACGCAACAGGAACATATCATGTGGCGCTTGGCGCGCATAGCGTCGGCGCCAAGCTTGTATATATTTCTACCTCCGACGTATTCGATGGCAAAAAAAGTGAGCCTTATACAGAACAGGACGTTCCAAATCCGACCACGGTATACGGCCGTTCAAAACATCTCGGAGAGCTTGCCGTCAGGGGTATGGTCGATGACTATATTATTATGCGAATATCCTGGATGTTTGGGGGCGGTCCGGCGAAAGATAATAAGTTCGTCGGGAGATTGCTCGCGCAGGGCGCCGTTCCCGAGATACGCGTGACGACCGATAAACGCGCTTCGCCGTCGTGGGGGAAAGATGTCGCGGGAGCCATACAGAAACTTATCGAAGAAGATAAACGCGGCATATACCACGTAGGTGGCGGTGTTGCGACGAGATATGATATCGCACAAGAGATAGTCTCCATCATGGGGTGGGATACGAGAGTCATTCCCGTAGTCTCCTCAGAGTTTCCCTCGCCCTACACTATTGGAGAAAATGAGAGTATGCCTCTGTCTCCATTGGTGCGGCCGTGGCGGGATTCGCTGCGGGAATATATTGAAACCGAGTGGAAAAAGTAA
- a CDS encoding glycosyltransferase translates to MKNVPKVSIIVSNYNSSDLINGALESLVSASGDVPFEVILIDDVSTDGGFALVDEKYKRDSRFSFVQCEKHIGFSALNLVLARTSGEYLMTMDTDTRVWPGALQALMTFMDTHPQAGAATANLHYPDGSLQNYHRRLMTPARSFFTTVIGRFIDKYLLGLRNYKSYHYDDLDATRVFEIEQPPTAFFIFRRAALDSYIVDPDFNNVFLDVDLCRRIYNRGYKIYLVPDANVTHIKSVAANKKPNLWRDRQYYRDQLFYFKKHYPAYAPLMAVVLWIDRAMRNLLIRTLGRAPMR, encoded by the coding sequence ATGAAAAACGTTCCCAAGGTCTCCATCATAGTCTCAAATTACAACTCCTCCGATCTCATAAACGGGGCGCTTGAATCTCTCGTGTCCGCTTCGGGAGATGTGCCGTTTGAGGTTATTCTTATTGATGATGTTTCTACCGATGGAGGGTTTGCTCTGGTGGATGAGAAATATAAACGCGATTCGCGCTTCTCGTTTGTGCAATGCGAAAAACATATCGGCTTCTCCGCGCTCAATCTCGTGCTCGCTCGCACGAGCGGTGAATATCTTATGACGATGGATACCGATACTCGCGTCTGGCCCGGGGCGCTACAGGCGCTCATGACGTTTATGGATACCCATCCGCAGGCGGGTGCGGCTACCGCGAACCTCCATTATCCGGACGGCTCTCTGCAAAATTATCATCGCCGTCTGATGACGCCAGCACGCTCCTTTTTTACCACGGTCATCGGCCGGTTTATTGATAAATATCTGCTCGGGTTGCGCAACTATAAGTCCTACCATTACGACGACCTGGACGCGACACGCGTCTTTGAGATAGAGCAGCCGCCGACTGCATTCTTTATATTCCGTCGCGCGGCGCTCGACTCCTACATCGTGGACCCGGATTTCAATAACGTGTTCCTTGATGTGGACCTTTGTCGCCGCATTTATAACCGCGGCTATAAAATATATTTAGTTCCAGACGCCAATGTCACCCACATTAAGTCCGTAGCTGCCAATAAGAAACCGAATCTCTGGAGGGACCGTCAGTATTACAGAGACCAACTTTTCTACTTCAAGAAGCACTATCCTGCGTATGCCCCGCTTATGGCGGTCGTATTGTGGATTGATCGCGCGATGCGTAATCTCCTGATTCGCACGCTTGGCCGCGCACCAATGCGGTAA
- a CDS encoding kinase, with amino-acid sequence MIIVKSPLRVSFFGGSTDYKSFYKKHGSFIIGTTIDKYIWLSARYRPKILPKENFIGYSKAEIVSSIDDIQNPLIRETLRHHDIRDHIDFNSSADVPSRTGLGGSSSFCVGMVHLMKKLNGERSNKKNIAKTAIHIERNILKDSGGIQDQILAAYGGFNTIKIDRKGNFTVKPLPISDAFKKKFQDSIVLIYTNSQRNQNEIAKSHENKDKKKILKLARKAYKAFLREDVEEIGKLLLETWNEKRKISPLISTNKIDKIADTVMNMGAYGVKLLGSGGCGFLMVICNPVAKKKILKKFGKDVLAITFENQGTSIVYPNQ; translated from the coding sequence GTGATTATAGTAAAATCCCCTCTGCGGGTATCTTTTTTTGGCGGATCTACCGACTATAAGTCTTTTTATAAAAAACATGGCTCTTTTATAATTGGTACCACGATAGATAAATATATCTGGCTCTCCGCACGATACAGACCGAAAATTCTACCGAAAGAAAATTTCATCGGCTATTCCAAAGCAGAGATCGTCTCTTCAATCGATGATATTCAAAACCCACTCATCAGAGAGACGTTGCGACATCACGATATACGAGACCATATAGATTTCAATTCTTCAGCGGATGTCCCCTCCCGGACTGGGCTAGGGGGGTCATCGTCATTTTGCGTCGGCATGGTACATCTCATGAAAAAACTGAATGGTGAGCGTAGTAACAAAAAGAATATAGCAAAGACCGCTATTCATATAGAACGAAACATACTGAAGGACAGTGGTGGCATACAGGACCAAATACTCGCCGCATACGGAGGATTTAATACCATCAAGATTGATCGGAAGGGAAACTTCACGGTAAAGCCACTTCCCATCTCCGATGCATTCAAAAAAAAGTTTCAGGACTCTATCGTTCTCATATATACCAATAGCCAGAGAAACCAGAATGAAATTGCGAAGTCGCATGAGAATAAAGATAAGAAAAAAATATTGAAGCTCGCCAGAAAGGCGTATAAAGCATTTTTAAGAGAAGATGTAGAAGAAATAGGAAAATTATTACTTGAAACATGGAACGAGAAACGAAAAATATCGCCTCTTATATCAACAAATAAAATAGACAAGATAGCAGATACGGTCATGAATATGGGTGCGTATGGAGTAAAACTTCTGGGGAGCGGTGGATGTGGTTTCCTTATGGTAATCTGTAATCCGGTCGCAAAGAAAAAAATACTCAAAAAATTCGGAAAAGACGTTCTTGCGATTACATTCGAAAACCAAGGCACATCAATAGTGTATCCAAACCAATGA
- a CDS encoding glycosyltransferase yields the protein MKIAIFLYETSQLASLDALLAKYGEEGEVPTIVSLDAEIDFALKKRDVPFVSGKTLQNRISPNAFMRHGKLAHEICESETLSFLEYKNIPLLKPLRFSISIYLIFLLYYIEVIAKFVDSAGEIDCLVVQEPTTTVSKTSGSLAEYELFTVVEAARQVAQSRHIVCKSIRQTTFSVRAHNILQQHIFTYKRILFGNALSILNMIISLRPRRKIRIIASDYWRNISPVLRKLPEAELILLDRSEALKMGFKTIWRHKAQFMHIEHFLSRQARREALQYSHLCLEKWQSVRTQTWEGVDFMFCGVSLAPLCERIMTRLMEHALPRVLCDIEGTYAMYEQLVPHTVLLRASISGQVHFAILPLVAKRMGIPSLESQHGIQYFGPGSTTIHHAAEYIATYGNLVSEELIALGYEPRRLFSVGSPRFDSYAIAKGETRHETSDLVFLSVAPAIGAGEGFGTFSTEEYFAALGHAMRNIPNAHLAISARSGPYRRAFAQEAEARGLVGVSYKNVSGTPLPKLFAQADVVICSYSTVVYEAMLHRKPVVVVAFAPIEKLMCDFHFSKFVQAGALAVAHSPEELAGIFQRLAKSAEAREHMSATAEAFMGKQFSFDGHASERIADRIRLWSRDTTHYATS from the coding sequence ATGAAGATCGCCATTTTTTTATACGAAACGAGCCAGCTCGCGTCGCTTGACGCACTTTTGGCGAAGTATGGCGAAGAGGGCGAGGTGCCTACAATCGTCTCGCTTGACGCGGAAATTGATTTCGCGCTCAAGAAACGCGATGTGCCGTTTGTCTCGGGCAAAACGCTTCAGAATCGCATCAGCCCGAATGCTTTTATGCGCCATGGGAAGCTTGCACACGAAATATGTGAGAGCGAGACGCTCTCATTCTTGGAATATAAAAATATTCCTCTTCTCAAGCCGTTGCGTTTTTCAATCAGCATCTATCTTATTTTTCTTTTGTATTACATCGAAGTAATTGCTAAATTCGTGGACAGCGCAGGAGAGATAGACTGCTTAGTCGTGCAGGAGCCGACGACCACAGTATCTAAAACCTCCGGTTCTTTGGCTGAATACGAATTGTTCACGGTGGTGGAAGCAGCGCGGCAAGTGGCACAGAGTCGTCACATTGTATGCAAGTCGATACGGCAGACCACCTTCTCTGTGCGTGCACACAACATATTGCAACAACATATCTTCACGTATAAACGGATATTGTTTGGCAATGCGCTTTCAATACTGAATATGATTATTTCCTTGCGCCCGCGCAGGAAAATTCGTATCATCGCAAGTGATTATTGGAGAAATATCTCTCCTGTTCTGAGGAAGCTCCCCGAAGCAGAGTTAATACTCCTTGACCGTAGCGAGGCCCTAAAAATGGGTTTCAAAACTATTTGGCGCCACAAAGCGCAATTCATGCACATCGAACATTTTCTCTCTCGTCAGGCCCGGCGGGAAGCCCTCCAGTATTCGCATCTGTGTCTTGAAAAGTGGCAGTCGGTTCGCACACAGACATGGGAAGGGGTGGATTTTATGTTTTGCGGCGTTTCCCTTGCTCCACTGTGCGAACGCATCATGACGCGCCTAATGGAACACGCGTTGCCGCGTGTCTTATGTGACATTGAAGGTACCTATGCGATGTATGAACAGCTGGTTCCCCACACGGTGCTTCTCCGCGCGAGTATAAGCGGACAGGTACACTTTGCGATACTGCCACTGGTTGCTAAACGGATGGGTATTCCGTCTTTGGAATCACAGCACGGCATACAATATTTCGGACCGGGTTCTACAACCATCCATCATGCCGCCGAATACATTGCCACCTACGGAAATCTCGTCAGCGAAGAATTGATCGCACTCGGGTATGAGCCGCGGCGTTTGTTCTCGGTTGGTTCACCACGATTTGACTCGTATGCTATTGCAAAGGGCGAAACTCGGCACGAGACCAGCGATCTCGTTTTCTTGAGTGTTGCACCCGCCATTGGTGCCGGAGAAGGCTTCGGCACATTCTCTACGGAAGAATATTTCGCTGCGTTGGGCCACGCGATGAGAAACATACCGAACGCTCATTTGGCCATTAGCGCGCGCTCCGGCCCTTATCGCAGAGCGTTCGCACAAGAAGCGGAGGCGCGCGGACTTGTTGGGGTGTCATACAAGAACGTTTCGGGCACCCCACTCCCTAAGTTATTTGCACAGGCTGATGTCGTTATTTGCAGTTACTCGACTGTCGTGTATGAGGCTATGCTGCATCGCAAGCCGGTGGTTGTCGTCGCGTTCGCCCCCATCGAGAAACTTATGTGCGATTTTCATTTTTCAAAGTTTGTACAAGCCGGTGCGCTCGCGGTTGCACATTCGCCGGAGGAACTCGCCGGCATCTTCCAGCGGCTTGCTAAAAGCGCTGAAGCGCGCGAGCATATGAGTGCGACAGCCGAAGCCTTTATGGGAAAACAATTTTCATTTGACGGCCATGCTTCCGAGCGAATAGCCGACCGCATCCGCCTCTGGTCGCGCGATACAACACACTATGCAACCTCTTAA